A genomic stretch from Plasmodium brasilianum strain Bolivian I chromosome 9, whole genome shotgun sequence includes:
- a CDS encoding pescadillo-like protein yields the protein MHIHKLRKKIKKKKDRKYLTKNYILKKLFLNEEQFRKLCIFKGIYPKDFKDIPLKYRRRFYRNKVYYTRNDFQKLSHEKIIADFRKIKIYLKKYKNYKTQLQDKEKCKKIIKNFPRYKLDHIIKERFPICSYAIEQLDDALNCIIAYSLLPSNEHLGIKNNLIISCTELKNHFHYYIYKTNKVKKAFISVKGYYIQAEILQKKITWLIPYIFTPYFDNSINFNIISNFTEYYVSLVKFVLFKLYKVDNIQYPPKEIELSKNEKLNHLAYDHLFSAYGNTAPLGDPYKGTAVNETEAKEMADSKVGAEDSIACTIARDKQISKHGKVKNGKENKIKKKKKKKKKDDKIDLAEATSSSSNLFTQNGDNDITKNFGLSQNCEDITGRGNGGADIDTTVEDVTHAQPKAECNKEYNVKLNHAIKHNANDEEDGLEELFRNHIFYIHSDMPLDVLSIIILSCGGMICWNNIFSPLKYESENITHEILELHNSKKIDEYNKLGRFLIQPQYIFDCLNKKKILPCSDYFVNKTLPVHLSPFIEDDNFKNLVKTEEYAINKILTQNEENNKEEQERILGKVDSANNNTDDEELLKSDDEITNITLQRCRTAALNSQFELENEDNNNNNDKMKITEDVDLSSINDSTKKEEIQRHKIALSKKKRKLYALIEREERKQKLTIENFMKRAKKKKNKRAKGCGGKGGLQK from the coding sequence ATGCACATTCACAagctaagaaaaaaaataaaaaagaaaaaggacaGAAAGTATTTAACGAAGAATTACATATTGAAGAAATTGTTTCTAAATGAAGAGCAGTTCCGGAAATTATGCATTTTCAAAGGAATATATCCTAAGGATTTTAAAGATATTCCTTTAAAATATAGACGTCGGTTTTACAGAAATAAAGTATATTACACCAGAAATGATTTTCAAAAGTTGTCgcatgaaaaaattattgccgattttcgaaaaataaaaatttatttaaaaaaatataaaaattataaaacacAGTTAcaagataaagaaaaatgtaaaaaaattataaaaaattttccaaGGTATAAATTAGACCATATCATAAAAGAAAGATTTCCCATATGTTCATATGCCATAGAACAGTTGGATGATGCACTAAATTGTATCATCGCATATTCTCTTTTACCGTCCAATGAACATTTgggaattaaaaataatctaATTATTAGCTGTacagaattaaaaaatcattttcattattatatttataaaacaaataaagtaaaaaaagctTTTATAAGTGTAAAAGGCTATTATATACAAGcagaaatattacaaaaaaaaatcactTGGCTaattccatatatatttactccTTACTTTGATAActcaataaattttaatataatatccaATTTTACGGAATATTATGTTTCTTTGGTAAAATTCGttttgtttaaattatataaagtgGACAACATACAATATCCTCCCAAAGAAATTGAACTtagcaaaaatgaaaagttaaATCACCTAGCCTATGACCACCTTTTCTCAGCTTACGGTAACACCGCACCGTTGGGGGATCCATATAAGGGAACAGCAGTAAACGAAACGGAGGCAAAGGAAATGGCGGATTCTAAAGTAGGTGCAGAAGATAGCATCGCTTGCACCATTGCACGCGACAAACAAATTAGTAAACATGGTAAGGTCAAAAAtggaaaggaaaataaaataaaaaaaaaaaaaaagaaaaaaaaaaaagacgatAAGATTGATCTTGCAGAAGCTACATCTTCAAGTAGCAATCTGTTTACGCAAAATGGGGATAACGATATTACCAAAAATTTTGGGCTCTCTCAAAATTGTGAAGATATAACGGGTAGAGGAAACGGGGGGGCAGACATAGATACTACTGTTGAAGACGTTACACACGCGCAACCTAAAGCGGAATGTAACAAGGAATACAACGTCAAACTTAACCACGCCATAAAGCATAATGCGAACGACGAAGAAGATGGTTTGGAAGAACTCTTTAGAAACCACATTTTCTATATTCACAGCGATATGCCCCTTGACGTACTatcaataattattttatcatgCGGTGGTATGATATGCTGGAATAACATATTTTCTCCTCTAAAATATGAGAGCGAAAATATTACGCATGAAATATTAGAACTGCATAACTCcaaaaaaatagatgaatataataaactaGGAAGATTTTTAATACAACCGCAATACATTTTTGattgtttaaataaaaaaaaaatattacctTGCAGtgattattttgttaataaaacCTTGCCTGTACATCTTTCTCCATTCATTGAAgatgataattttaaaaatttggtAAAAACAGAAGAATATGCAATAAATAAGATTCTAACTcagaatgaagaaaataataaagaggAGCAAGAAAGGATATTAGGCAAAGTGGACAGTGCCAATAATAATACTGATGATGAAGAATTGTTAAAATCAGATGACGAAATTACTAATATAACTCTACAAAGATGTAGAACTGCTGCTTTAAATAGTCAATTCGAATTAGAGAAtgaagataataataataataatgacaaaatgaaaataacagAAGATGTTGACTTATCCAGCATAAATGACTCaacaaaaaaagaggaaatacAAAGGCATAAAATTGCTTTGAgtaaaaagaagagaaagtTATACGCACTTATTGAAAGGGAagaaagaaaacaaaaattaacgattgaaaattttatgaaaagggcgaagaagaagaaaaataaaagagcaAAGGGATGTGGAGGTAAAGGTGGGTtgcaaaaatga
- a CDS encoding AP2 domain transcription factor, with amino-acid sequence MFALRTSSNTSKKTGEVDEKNKRSSSKGENENSDEGKNAYIEDSLNKMDNYMNYSEQQTQLYPISRTATPLLINMGSMESVNEGTFNNIAKAATILNDDDHTKQLSENEEDNDEEQTDKQHSGNCSNKYENNDKDNDGIDFESEKMGLEINEKRLICESDEKLDNTHPSEDISNDKFYINCKDDKVDDDLKGEEIYEVEEMEEEEEEEVEDVEEERNPRLYSINDNSNSSSGNGNGNVCGSNNNGNSTNSNDNIEGGESLCASYKKKKSSDTSDFNEKNTHNDCNNNIIISSSNRRSGYGKKIYDEEESNEKLDNNFISCSNTCAYNKEEVKSENSTGKEENEMDNNMDDSNSNSNNSNNINNSNNSNHSNHSNDNDDDQEIMNNGSSDHFKHTFIKDLLSKKTNLEQGSINQKKAFSLIDNFLNIKSNDDMNHDSHLYEKYYTEDRKEVIMNNCSGGIVGSCTSMMSTNNNNNNGSGSNDNSSTNMPCSSSVSSNHMPCNSNVSNNVLCSSSISNNKVSCIGHRKHNSFDGYRCIIDNTNNMNESISKSELIKKSKIICLSYLRIMKRLTSLWGEANKAFEYHFVNILNNIEINNLDIYLCCFSNLKICSAKNLFMDSVIECLEELEIIKKFKMLQSHGDIIIEKTSCSSDACSLDINEMRKQIIEEVENNLTKEVVDEMHDLALRNPYFSTSYYLSNSTNSDGEPTILSMYCGAQRNSNNVCTNISNTNIAPIDFKRGKNHLYCNNNNSVSSISNINNVSHINNVNNVNNVSNVSNVSNVSNVSNMNSINNNNNNSSSSNGSRVHCNNFYGNCGGVGVANTHLNYGCTLHANHFACTSPLHLNCMNSSHFFNCPNSSTNVPLTGGTAAGDSNGNSNNHINGSSNNSNNNNNSNSHNNNSKSSFLSNNCNANMRMSSRGNNMTYSNHGSVSNLSKKKCSYSDENILNKLNVSIDYNSYNDFNNNYIQEAEKVVEKYKNLSKLNSKESENMYSTCSHSTMHDINNNNSSTNNSNNNGNNNINNNCNGNSNSNSSSNNNSNNNINNSCNNLNAYIHLKMFMAEYANSCKNDKSKLKDLDISPSDLNILRHHLYAQLSAAHAMEDKGLSDVYNNIENESMDLKCYYENKLKLDCVSNNDVNKFHHQDYKYKDENNYDDRDCYSKYDREQGVLNMNENSYNLLSSSLQNMLRKRKIHDNHHMPMCNNNSGGCNGSDGCNGSDGCNGNSCNTILNNSSFDDLNYLLCNTNVLKKLKFNLLETKKNCNNDSASSGNNKGSTIGNAISNSISNAISNNIGNSISNSISNSISNNMSNNMSNNMSSSMNDISGSMNSISSSINNNNNVGISSGGGDYRKKDSNELSLDDCSSHIMHVRKTFGCKNSNINNSKNFKEVLTLSQENLKKKGGSIVGGGCAGGVVLGSSFKNTGDHINPSTLYDFILKTNNSNGLLESSLHSSSSNIINKLSSNNGSISNNHNHNNGSSIMNMNVGYNLNSSNSIQKKNSYDYNADYNSKMSANGSEMSLTNQESSDLIMNNNVKSDASMIINNSYKHNKNDLGRNIGMNGNNNSNGINNNSSSSNANHSSSSNNNNNNNKNKKNINTNNTNNTNNTNNNNNNNNNNSNSNSNSNSNSNSNSSTNAHVSSSNKSTKSLKNTSTISPVPTTNYGMGKLKYEMPVGVNPNDDKVKGVYFSKSPRGVGKWNAYFQIANNKRLFTSFSVSKYGYNEARKLSILKRTEWEKEYKHHTDLKNSDGKKGKKKSSNVITSSSNLVKNNVKNISSLGNNSNHSNSDDSMTYTKDSKMKDDCLLYSNDDEDGCLISNKLTADITSDMNDPHILTTGSRKMNKLTMANGANSNHHHHHQHNNNNATTGNSNNNDYVKVEDNINFFIECAKNDSGSFNTVDLLRSSLNADNRKSSNTKKGSLNFGSNTLINSYTNGGIDNKQSLNSSRMLSNSLGLSNKYIRNLHFPAIDSHAVSNFLEAVADDQKISS; translated from the exons ATGTTTGCTCTTAGAACTAGCTCAAATACTAGCAAAAAAACAGGTGAAGTGgatgagaaaaataaaaggtcAAGTTCGAAAGGTGAGAACGAAAATTCGGATGAGggaaaaaatgcatatattgAGGATTCATTAAATAAGATGGATAATTATATGAACTATTCAGAACAACAGACGCAGTTATATCCAATTAGTAGAACAGCAACACCgcttttaattaatatggGAAGTATGGAGAGTGTGAATGAAGGGACGTTTAATAACATAGCAAAGGCAGCTACGATTTTAAATGATGATGATCATACGAAGCAATTAAgtgaaaatgaagaagacAATGATGAAGAACAAACGGATAAGCAACATAGTGGAAACTGTAGTaacaaatatgaaaataatgataaagatAATGATGGTATTGATTTTGAATCCGAAAAAATGGGGTtagaaattaatgaaaaaagacTAATTTGTGAGAGTGACGAGAAATTAGATAATACACATCCAAGTGAAGATATAAGTaatgataaattttatattaattgtaaAGATGATAAGGTAGATGATGATTTAAAAGGGGAAGAAATATACGAAGTTGAAGAGAtggaagaagaagaggaagaggagGTAGAAGACGTAGAAGAGGAACGAAATCCGCGGTTATACAGTATTAATGACAACAGTAATTCTTCTAGTGGTAATGGAAATGGCAATGTATGTggtagtaacaataatggCAACAGTACCAACAGCAATGATAACATAGAAGGGGGGGAGTCATTGTGTgcttcatataaaaaaaaaaaaagttcagaCACATCGGACTTCAATGAAAAGAATACCCATAAtgattgtaataataatataattatcagTAGCAGTAATAGAAGAAGTGGATAtggaaagaaaatatatgatgaGGAGGAGTCGAATGAGAAGCTTGACAATAATTTTATCAGTTGTAGTAATACATGTGCTTATAATAAGGAGGAAGTTAAGTCAGAAAACTCAACGGGCAAGGAGGAAAACGAAATGGACAATAACATGGATgacagtaacagtaatagtaacaatagtAACAACATCAACAACAGTAACAACAGCAATCATAGCAACCATAGTAACGATAATGATGACGATCAGGAGATCATGAACAACGGAAGTAGCGATCATTTCAAGCATACATTCATAAAAGATTTGCtgtcaaaaaaaacaaatttagaACAAGGATCTATAAATCAAAAGAAAGCATTTTCCTTAATTGacaattttttgaatataaaaagtaatgaTGATATGAACCATGATAGTCAtctttatgaaaaatattatacgGAGGATAGGAAAGAGGTAATAATGAACAACTGCTCTGGTGGCATTGTTGGAAGCTGCACGAGTATGATGAGTACaaacaacaataacaacaacGGAAGCGGTAGCAATGATAACAGCAGTACTAACATGCCTTGCAGTAGTAGTGTGAGTAGTAACCACATGCCTTGCAACAGCAACGTGAGTAACAATGTGCTTTGTAGTAGTagtattagtaataataaagtgAGTTGTATTGGGCATCGAAAACATAACAGTTTTGACGGTTACAGGTGCATTATTGATAAcacaaataatatgaatgaaTCTATTAGTAAAAGTGaactaattaaaaaatcaaaaattatatgtttaagTTATTTAAGGATTATGAAAAGGTTAACATCTCTATGGGGGGAAGCAAACAAAGCATTTGAATatcattttgtaaatatattaaataatatagaaattaataatttagatATATACTTGTGttgtttttcaaatttaaaaatatgttctgctaagaatttatttatgGATTCAGTTATTGAATGTTTAGAAGAAttagaaataattaaaaaatttaaaatgttacaAAGTCATGGTGATATcataatagaaaaaacaaGTTGTTCAAGTGACGCGTGCTCATTAGATATTAACGAAATGCGTAAACAAATAATAGAAGAAGTAGAGAATAATTTGACAAAAGAAGTTGTTGACGAAATGCATGATTTAGCTTTAAGAAATCCATACTTTAGTACCTCATATTATCTAAGTAATAGTACAAACTCGGATGGTGAGCCCACCATATTAAGTATGTATTGTGGTGCACAAAGGAATAGCAATAATGTTTGCACAAATATCAGTAATACAAACATTGCACCTATCGATTTCAAACGGGGAAAGAACCATTTATATTgcaataataacaacagtGTTAGCAGCATTAGTAATATTAACAACGTTAGccatattaataatgttaataatgtTAACAATGTTAGTAATGTTAGCAATGTTAGCAATGTTAGCAATGTTAGCAACATGAACAGtattaacaataacaataataatagtagtagcagtaacGGAAGTAGAGTTCACTGTAATAATTTCTACGGTAATTGTGGAGGAGTAGGAGTAGCAAATACTCATCTTAATTATGGCTGTACCTTACACGCAAATCATTTTGCATGTACAAGTCCACTTCATTTAAATTGCATGAATAGTAGCCATTTTTTTAACTGCCCTAATAGTAGCACGAATGTTCCTCTGACAGGTGGGACTGCTGCTGGTGATAGCAatggtaatagtaataaccaTATCAATGGTAGTAGTAACaacagcaataataataataacagtaacagccataataataatagtaaaagcTCATTTTTAAGTAACAACTGTAATGCGAATATGCGCATGAGCAGCAGAGGTAACAACATGACTTACAGTAACCATGGCTCTGTTTCCAATCTAAGCAAGAAGAAATGTAGTTACTCGGATGAAAACATTCTGAACAAATTAAATGTCAGCATTGATTATAATTCCTACAACGATTTTAACAACAATTATATTCAAGAAGCAGAAAAAGTCgtagaaaaatacaaaaatctGAGTAAGTTGAACTCTAAAGAAAGTGAGAATATGTATAGCACGTGTAGCCATTCTACCATGCATGatataaacaataataatagcagcaCCAACAACAGTAATAACAATGGTAATAACAACATCAACAACAATTGTAACGGTAACAGCAACAGTAATAgcagtagtaataacaacagtAATAACAACATTAATAATAGCTGTAATAATCTGAAtgcatatattcatttaaaaatgttcatGGCGGAATATGCAAATTCGTGTAAAAATGATAAGTCCAAGTTGAAGGACCTGGACATAAGTCCGAGTGATTTGAATATCTTGAGGCACCATCTCTACGCTCAGCTTAGCGCAGCACACGCGATGGAG GATAAAGGACTGAGTGACGTGTACAACAACATTGAGAATGAGTCCATGGATCTGAAAtgttattatgaaaataaattgaagCTTGACTGTGTTAGCAATAATGATGTGAACAAATTCCATCATCAAGATTACAAATATAAGGATGAAAACAACTATGATGACCGGGATTGTTACTCGAAGTATGATAGAGAACAAGGAGTGCTAAATATGAATGAGAACAGCTATAATTTGTTATCAAGTAGTCTCCAAAATATGctaagaaagagaaaaatacatGATAATCATCATATGCCCATGTGCAACAATAATAGCGGTGGGTGTAATGGAAGTGATGGGTGTAATGGAAGCGATGGGTGCAATGGAAACAGCTGTAATACGATTCTGAACAATAGTTCCTTCGATGACTTGAATTACTTATTATGTAACACAAACGTTTTAAAAAAGCTAAAATTTAACTTGTtagaaacgaaaaaaaattgcaataaTGATAGCGCTAGTAGTGGTAATAATAAGGGCAGTACTATTGGCAATGCTATTAGCAATTCTATTAGTAATGCTATTAGCAATAACATTGGCAATAGCATTAGCAATAGCATTAGCAATAGCATTAGCAATAACATGAGCAATAACATGAGCAATAACATGAGCAGCAGCATGAATGACATTAGCGGTAGCATGAACAGTATTAGTAGTAGTattaacaacaataataatgttgGCATAAGCAGTGGAGGAGGTGATTATAGGAAAAAGGACTCGAACGAGTTGTCATTGGATGATTGCAGTTCGCACATAATGCATGTAAGAAAAACTTTTGGATGTAAGaatagtaatataaataatagtaaaaattttaaagaagtGTTAACATTATCACAAGAgaatttgaaaaagaaaggaGGAAGTATAGTAGGGGGAGGATGTGCAGGAGGAGTAGTACTCGGatcatcttttaaaaataccgGGGATCATATAAACCCTAGTACGTTGTatgattttatattaaaaacaaataattctAATGGTTTACTAGAGAGTTCGTTAcatagtagcagtagtaacaTAATAAACAAACTAAGTAGTAACAATGGTAGTATTAGTAATAATCACAATCATAATAACGGTAGTAGCATTATGAATATGAATGTTggttataatttaaatagttCAAATAgtattcaaaaaaagaatagcTACGATTATAATGCTGATTATAACTCTAAGATGAGTGCTAATGGTTCCGAAATGTCTTTAACGAATCAAGAAAGTAGTGATTtgataatgaataataatgtCAAATCTGATGCTAGCAtgattattaataatagttaCAAGCATAACAAAAACGATTTAGGTAGAAATATTGGAATGAATGGTAACAACAACAGTAATGGTATcaataataacagtagtagcagtaatGCCAATCacagcagtagtagtaataataacaataataataataaaaataaaaaaaatattaatactaataatactaataatactaataatactaataataataataataataataataataatagcaatagcaACAGCAATAGCAACAGCAATAGCAATAGCAATAGTAGTACCAATGCACATgttagtagtagtaataaaagCACAAAGAGTTTGAAAAACACGTCCACAATATCCCCTGTACCAACAACAAATTACGGAATGGGGAAACTTAAATATGAAATGCCTGTGGGTGTGAACCCTAATGATGATAAAGTAAAAGGggtatatttttcaaaatcaCCTAGAGGTGTAGGAAAATGGAATGCATATTTTCAAATAGCTAACAATAAGAGACTATTTACAAGTTTTAGTGTAAGTAAATATGGATATAATGAAGCAAGAAAATTATCCATATTAAAAAGAACGGAATGggaaaaggaatataaaCATCATAcggatttaaaaaattcggatgggaaaaaaggaaaaaaaaagagtagtAATGTAATTACAAGTAGTAGtaatttagtaaaaaataatgtaaaaaatatttcttcctTAGGTAATAATTCTAATCATTCGAACAGTGATGATTCTATGACCTATACTAAAGATAGTAAAATGAAAGATGACTGTTTACTATACTCAAATGATGATGAAGATGGTTGTCTAATAAGTAACAAATTAACAGCAGATATAACTAGCGATATGAACGATCCACATATATTAACAACAGGCAGTAGAAAAATGAACAAGTTAACTATGGCTAATGGTGCTAATAGTAATCATCATCATCACCAtcaacataataataataatgctaCTACTggcaatagtaataataatgactATGTGAAAGTAGAGgataacataaatttttttattgaatgCGCAAAAAATGATAGTGGCTCATTTAACACAGTTGATTTATTAAGATCTAGCTTGAATGCGGATAACAGGAAAAGTAGTAACACCAAAAAAGGCTCTCTAAATTTTGGCTCCAATACATTAATTAATTCGTATACTAATGGTGGTATAGACAATAAGCAATCATTAAACTCTTCAAGGATGTTATCTAACTCGTTAGGCCTGTCAAATAAATACATTCGAAACCTTCACTTTCCTGCCATCGATTCACATGCTGTGAGCAACTTTTTGGAAGCAGTGGCGGATGATCAGAAGATTTCTTCCTAG